A single Lolium perenne isolate Kyuss_39 chromosome 6, Kyuss_2.0, whole genome shotgun sequence DNA region contains:
- the LOC127308972 gene encoding sucrose:sucrose 1-fructosyltransferase: MPMETRDGGSRLEPASLPCSYVPLPDDAEAAVVGRGRRTGPLLAALLLALAAVLLAVATLAGVILVGQLPATGVVMPNQPATVDEAMSTTSSSRGPESGVSEKTSGIPAEHGGMLGADAAGSNAFPWSNAMLQWQRTGFHFQPEKNWMNDPNGPVYYKGWYHLFYQYNPDGAIWGNKIAWGHAVSRDLLRWRHLPVAMFPDQWYDINGAWSGSATVLPDGRIVMLYTGSTNASMQVQCLAFPSDPSDPLLTNWTKYEGNPVLYPPPHIGEKDFRDPTTAWYDGSDGMWRIVIGSKDDRHAGMALTYKTKNFIDFELIPGVLHRVPATGMWECIDLYPVGAARGIDMTEAVAAASNNGGGEVLHVMKESSDDDRHDYYALGRYVAATNKWTPLDADADVGIGLRYDWGKFYASKTFYDPAKKRRVLWGWVGETDSERADVAKGWASLQSIPRTVVLDTKTGSNLIQWPVVEVETLRTNSTNLGSITVDHGSVFPLSLHRATQLDIEASFRLDPLDVVAAKEADVGYNCSTSGGAAGRGALGPFGLLVLADAKRHGGDTEQTAVYFYVARGLDGSLRTHFCHDESRSSRANDIVKRVVGNVVPVLDGEALSIRVLVDHSIVESFAQGGRSTVTSRVYPTEAIYANAGVYLFNNATGARVTATSLAIHEMDTSYNQAYMASL, translated from the exons ATGCCAATGGAGACAAGAGACGGCGGCTCGAGGCTGGAGCCAGCATCGCTGCCGTGCTCCTATGTGCCGTTGCCGGACGATGCTGAGGCCGCCGTGGTTGGGCGCGGTCGCCGGACCGGGCCTCTGTTGGCAGCGCTGCTGCTGGCATTGGCCGCGGTGCTACTCGCCGTGGCTACGCTGGCTGGCGTCATACTCGTTGGGCAGCTGCCCGCCACGGGCGTCGTCATGCCCAACCAACCCGCAACGGTTGACGAGGCGATGAGCACCACCAGCAGCAGCAGAGGGCCTGAGTCAGGTGTGTCGGAGAAGACGTCCGGCATCCCTGCCGAGCATGGCGGCATGCTGGGGGCGGACGCCGCCGGCAGCAACGCGTTCCCGTGGAGCAATGCGATGCTCCAATGGCAACGCACCGGCTTCCACTTCCAGCCCGAGAAAAACTGGATGAACGACCCAAACG GTCCCGTATACTATAAGGGGTGGTACCACCTCTTCTACCAGTACAACCCAGACGGCGCTATCTGGGGCAACAAGATCGCGTGGGGACACGCCGTGTCCAGGGACCTGCTCCGGTGGCGCCACCTTCCTGTGGCCATGTTCCCCGACCAATGGTATGATATCAACGGCGCCTGGTCGGGCTCTGCAACCGTGCTCCCTGACGGCCGCATTGTCATGCTCTACACCGGCTCGACCAATGCCTCCATGCAGGTCCAGTGCCTCGCCTTCCCCTCCGACCCCTCTGACCCGCTGCTCACAAACTGGACCAAGTATGAGGGCAACCCGGTGCTGTACCCGCCGCCGCATATCGGGGAGAAGGACTTCCGGGACCCAACCACAGCGTGGTATGATGGCTCCGATGGAATGTGGCGGATTGTCATCGGGTCCAAGGATGACCGCCACGCCGGCATGGCCTTGACCTACAAGACCAAGAACTTCATTGATTTTGAGCTCATACCCGGAGTGCTGCATCGGGTGCCGGCAACAGGGATGTGGGAGTGCATCGACTTGTACCCTGTCGGCGCCGCAAGGGGCATCGACATGACGGAGGCCGTCGCGGCGGCATCCAACAACGGCGGTGGTGAAGTTTTGCATGTCATGAAGGAGAGCTCAGACGACGACCGACATGACTACTACGCGCTAGGGAGGTACGTTGCAGCGACAAACAAGTGGACGCCGCTAGATGCCGATGCTGATGTCGGCATCGGGCTGAGGTACGATTGGGGAAAGTTCTACGCATCCAAGACCTTCTATGACCCGGCCAAGAAGAGGCGTGTGTTGTGGGGGTGGGTCGGCGAGACCGACTCCGAGCGTGCCGATGTGGCCAAGGGATGGGCCTCCCTACAG TCGATCCCTCGCACGGTGGTGTTGGACACCAAGACTGGCAGCAACCTCATCCAGTGGCCAGTGGTGGAGGTGGAGACACTCCGTACCAACTCCACCAACCTCGGCAGCATCACCGTCGACCATGGTTCTGTCTTCCCTCTCAGCCTCCACCGTGCCACACAGCTCGACATCGAGGCTTCCTTCCGCCTCGACCCACTCGATGTCGTCGCCGCCAAGGAGGCTGATGTCGGCTACAACTGCAGCACCAGCGGTGGCGCGGCCGGTCGTGGCGCGCTTGGCCCATTTGGCCTGCTCGTACTTGCCGACGCCAAGCGCCATGGTGGAGACACGGAGCAGACCGCCGTCTACTTCTACGTCGCCAGAGGCCTTGACGGCAGCCTACGCACGCACTTCTGCCATGATGAGTCACGGTCATCGCGTGCCAACGACATTGTGAAGAGGGTTGTCGGTAACGTCGTGCCGGTGCTTGATGGTGAGGCGCTATCCATCAGAGTACTGGTGGACCACTCCATTGTCGAGAGCTTTGCACAGGGCGGGAGGTCGACAGTGACTTCGCGAGTGTACCCAACCGAGGCCATCTACGCCAACGCCGGGGTGTACCTCTTCAACAATGCCACCGGTGCCCGAGTCACCGCCACTAGCCTCGCgatacatgagatggacacctcCTACAATCAGGCCTACATGGCTTCGCTGTAA
- the LOC127308971 gene encoding putative pentatricopeptide repeat-containing protein At1g68930, whose amino-acid sequence MSRPLCSHYAALLSSAAAGSRNGARTSAAVHCLILRTIPHPPPTYLLNHLLTAYTRSGRLGLARARRLFDAMPDPNLFTRNALLSALARARLLPDMKRLFASMPERDAVSYNALIAGFSGAGAPARAAGAYRALLAEEGEVDGVRVRPSRITMSGMVMAASALGDRALGRQVHCQTLRLGFGAYPFTGSPLVDMYAKMGLIGDAKRVFDEMEGRNVVMYNTMITGLLRCKMVTDARALFEAMADRDSITWTAMVTGLARNGLPAEALDVFRRMRASGVGIDQYTFGSILTACGALAASEEGKQIHAYVIRTLYEDNVFVGSALVDMYSKCGSIRSAEAVLRRMTCKNIISWTAMIVGYGQNGCGEEAVRVFSEMQRDGIKPDDFTLGSVISSCANLASLEEGAQFHCVALVSGLRPYITVSNALVTLYGKCGSIEDAHRLFDEMTVHDQVSWTALVTGYAQFGKAKETMDLFEKMLSKGVKPDGVTFIGVLSACSRSGLVEKGRSYFQSMQEDHGIVPLDDHYTCMIDLYSRSGRLKEAEEFIRQMPRCPDAIGWATLLSSSRLRGDMETGKWAAENLLKVDPQNPASYVLLCSMHASKGEWSEVAQLRRGMRDRQVKKEPGCSWIKYKNKVYIFSADDQSHPFSRTIYEKLQWLNSKMVEEGYKPDVSSVLHDVADSEKVQMLSNHSEKLAIAFGLIFVPQEMQIRIVKNLRVCVDCHNATKFISKITGRDILVRDAVRFHKFSNGICSCGDFW is encoded by the coding sequence ATGAGCCGCCCGCTGTGCAGCCACTACGCCGCCCtcctctcctccgccgccgccggcagccgCAATGGCGCCCGCACCTCCGCCGCCGTCCACTGCCTCATCCTCCGGACCATCCCGCACCCGCCGCCCACCTACCTCCTCAACCACCTCCTCACGGCCTACACCAGGTCCGGCCGCCTCGGCCTCGCGCGCGCGCGCCGCCTGTTCGACGCAATGCCGGACCCGAACCTCTTCACCCGCAACGCGCTCCTCTCGGCGCTGGCCCGCGCGCGGCTCCTCCCGGACATGAAGCGGCTCTTCGCGTCCATGCCCGAGCGCGACGCCGTCTCCTACAACGCGCTCATCGCCGGGTTCTCCGGCGCCGGCGCCCCCGCGCGGGCCGCGGGTGCGTACCGCGCGCTGCTCGCGGAGGAGGGGGAGGTGGACGGCGTCAGGGTCAGGCCGAGCCGCATCACGATGTCGGGCATGGTCATGGCCGCGTCGGCGCTCGGCGACCGCGCGCTCGGCCGGCAGGTGCACTGCCAGACCCTGCGGCTCGGGTTCGGGGCGTACCCGTTCACGGGCAGCCCGCTCGTCGACATGTACGCCAAGATGGGGCTCATCGGGGACGCCAAGCGGGTCTTTGATGAGATGGAGGGCAGGAACGTGGTGATGTACAATACCATGATCACGGGGCTGCTCCGGTGCAAGATGGTCACGGACGCGCGGGCGCTGTTTGAGGCGATGGCCGACAGGGACTCCATCACCTGGACCGCGATGGTCACGGGGCTGGCGCGGAACGGGCTGCCGGCGGAGGCGCTGGATGTGTTCCGGAGGATGAGGGCATCAGGTGTCGGCATTGATCAGTACACCTTTGGAAGCATCCTGACAGCCTGTGGCGCCCTTGCTGCCTCGGAAGAGGGGAAGCAGATCCATGCCTACGTAATCAGGACGCTGTATGAGGACAACGTGTTCGTCGGAAGCGCGCTTGTTGACATGTACTCCAAGTGCGGGAGCATCAGATCGGCGGAGGCCGTCTTGAGAAGGATGACATGCAAAAACATCATCTCATGGACTGCAATGATTGTCGGCTACGGACAGAATGGGTGTGGTGAGGAGGCTGTGCGGGTGTTCTCGGAGATGCAGAGGGACGGCATTAAGCCTGATGATTTCACTCTTGGCAGTGTCATCAGCTCTTGCGCTAATCTTGCGAGCCTGGAAGAGGGGGCTCAGTTCCACTGCGTGGCGCTCGTATCGGGGCTGAGGCCGTACATTACGGTGTCTAATGCACTAGTAACCCTGTACGGGAAGTGCGGCAGCATCGAGGACGCGCACCGCCTGTTCGATGAGATGACGGTTCATGATCAGGTGTCATGGACAGCCCTCGTCACGGGTTATGCCCAGTTTGGGAAGGCAAAAGAAACGATGGATCTGTTTGAGAAGATGTTGTCCAAGGGTGTGAAACCGGACGGCGTAACATTCATTGGTGTCCTTTCAGCTTGTAGCCGTTCAGGGCTTGTGGAGAAAGGCCGCAGCTACTTCCAGTCCATGCAGGAGGACCACGGTATTGTACCCTTGGATGATCACTACACTTGCATGATTGACCTGTATAGCAGATCAGGGAGGTTGAAAGAAGCTGAGGAGTTCATAAGGCAGATGCCACGCTGTCCTGATGCTATTGGATGGGCGACATTGCTGAGCTCGAGCAGGTTGCGTGGTGATATGGAGACCGGGAAATGGGCTGCCGAGAATCTCTTGAAAGTTGATCCTCAAAACCCAGCGAGCTATGTATTACTGTGCAGCATGCATGCTTCTAAAGGTGAATGGAGCGAGGTTGCCCAGCTGAGGCGTGGGATGAGGGATAGGCAAGTGAAGAAAGAACCAGGCTGCAGCTGGATCAAGTATAAGAATAAAGTCTACATATTTTCAGCCGATGACCAGTCTCACCCCTTCTCCAGAACAATTTATGAAAAGCTACAGTGGCTCAACTCTAAGATGGTGGAAGAAGGGTACAAGCCTGATGTCAGTTCAGTGCTGCATGATGTAGCGGATTCTGAGAAGGTTCAAATGCTCAGCAATCATAGCGAGAAGCTTGCAATTGCATTTGGCTTAATTTTTGTTCCACAAGAAATGCAGATTCGGATTGTCAAGAATCTACGGGTATGTGTGGATTGTCATAATGCTACCAAgttcatatctaagataactgggCGTGATATTCTTGTGAGAGACGCTGTCAGATTTCACAAGTTCAGCAATGGCATTTGCTCATGTGGGGACTTCTGGTAA
- the LOC127308974 gene encoding RING-H2 finger protein ATL79, with protein sequence MESSAATQTERHGRGNATATTIAKSRWGPYSGAGDFAGNMAVILASLLAALALALALHAGVRHLLRRRRQRQRQTNGAQAPDPEKPPPVAPPPALLELVYSAAEAGQLAGAASECAICLAEFADGDAVRAVPACGHGFHARCIERWLAPGGRRSSCPTCRAPASTPPASASAGAPAAAAS encoded by the coding sequence ATGGAGTCGTCGGCAGCGACGCAGACGGAGCGCCACGGCCGCGGCAACGCGACGGCGACCACCATCGCCAAGAGCAGGTGGGGGCCCTACTCGGGCGCCGGGGACTTCGCGGGCAACATGGCCGTCATCCTCGCGTCCCTGCTCGCCGCGCTCGCGCTCGCCCTCGCGCTCCACGCCGGCGTCAGgcacctcctccgccgccgccggcagagGCAGCGGCAGACGAACGGCGCCCAGGCGCCGGACCCGGAGAAGCCGCCGCCCGTGGCGCCACCGCCGGCGCTGCTGGAGCTGGTGTACTCGGCGGCGGAGGCGGGCCAGCTGGCGGGCGCCGCGTCCGAGTGCGCCATCTGCCTCGCCGAGTTCGCGGACGGCGACGCCGTGCGCGCCGTCCCGGCCTGCGGGCACGGCTTCCACGCGCGCTGCATCGAGCGCTGGCTCGCCCCCGGCGGGCGGCGGTCCTCCTGCCCGACGTGCCGCGCGCCGGCCTCCACGCCGCCGGCGTCGGCATCGGCCGGTGCCCCCGCCGCGGCGGCGTCCTGA